A part of Lacibacter sp. H407 genomic DNA contains:
- a CDS encoding hybrid sensor histidine kinase/response regulator transcription factor, which produces MPSSVKKYACLLLLVWVTVAGYTQQASSFISISDQLVNNEVTSIIQDKNGFIWFGTRGGLQRFDGYEMKLLKNDFGKGSNLLSQSIEVLQNGKQSNIWIGTKSGGLSGYDLKTGKITNYPNNNPNTTGFNADYILSILDTDSEKLFIGTWKGFQYLNKKTGEFKILNSIWKTFDIQPDGNGGYWVATNSGLKHLNQNLVNDISYNFAVNNINITSIVNDKSNNCLWLGTWNEGLLQFDLSTKAFKNYRHQKNNPASLSSNNTYRILLDSKGNLWVGTWGGGLSRFDRKTETFEKIHLNIPGLFTNDNQIILTIQEDPSGLLWVGTDGTGVFKFDLNQKKFSNIGYENLRSPLLGSTHVLSVYVDPFNKLWLGTKGGGIQYSGNWKAFTGLNIEEPEISTAQELPYESRSFMQEGDYLWVATNKGLIRILNKAGKPGAYEIFEPRLKDSTSIGGKKINMLVKDSFGRIWIGTQESGLSYIAGYDKKNQPIFKNYLPAYSVKGALQNERVSCLLVDSKKRLWIGTYKGLHLYQPSTDQFDVFVQTDEYKNSLSNNTILCLAEDKFGNIWAGTQYGLNKISGFDGNKLNVASYTTKEGLPSDYIHAVVPDAKGNIWASTNKGIIRYNQTNNSFAVFDKRDGVQSIVFSENASCKDEAGRFFFGGLEGLTYFFPDSIQINQFYPPIYFTNLTVNNTPYEFGTGTTDSSILRKPFYETESITLNHKENIFSIEFAALDYHAPDKNEYMYKLEGFNEEWVYAGNNRLVSFTNLKPGTYQLQVKATNSDKTWNPIAHQLTIKILPPPWKTWWAYSIYIAVFIFLLWLTRHLGLRQVALKNQLTLSKFERQQENKLADFKERLFTNISHEFRTPLTLILGPLDDLLQRKKFEVPVEKSLRLIQKQSKRMLRMVNQLLDFQKAEAGSLKLSLQPGEIVSFCHDIYILFNDEASRRNIDYKFYSQEKYLSFTFDHNKLEIIVFNILSNAFKFTPSGGRIEFNVKKNADQSCEISIRDTGRGIPLNEIDRIFDRFYRGRAEDATTISGTGIGLSFVKELTELHGGTIVAESDGEHGSLFTVQLPSSTATESLLNMSAEPLNYTNQNIETNLNSDTMPEENDQMSLEQELPIILVVEDESDMLQYVYEILSPSFKVVTATNGREGIEKAFETIPDLIVSDVMMPEVDGIELCRKLKSDKDTSHIPIILLTALSDMAHHVQGIREGADVYLPKPFNSQLLLVHIHNLINSRNTLKEFYAKRIFLGTGNFEIKTFEEEFLVKLMKLVEENISNSNFNNDDLANLMFMSRSTFYRKLKAVTGMSGNEFIRTARLNYAAKLLESGKYSVTEAAYEAGFNDIKYFRKRFQEQFSVSPSEYKK; this is translated from the coding sequence TTGCCTTCCTCTGTAAAAAAATATGCTTGCCTGCTCTTGTTGGTTTGGGTAACTGTTGCCGGTTATACCCAGCAAGCCAGTTCCTTTATCAGTATTTCCGATCAGTTGGTGAATAATGAAGTTACTTCCATCATCCAGGATAAAAATGGTTTTATCTGGTTTGGTACAAGGGGTGGGTTGCAACGCTTTGATGGTTATGAAATGAAATTGTTGAAGAATGATTTTGGCAAGGGCAGTAACCTGTTAAGTCAGTCGATTGAAGTGTTGCAAAACGGGAAGCAGAGTAATATCTGGATCGGTACAAAGTCGGGCGGATTGAGCGGTTATGATCTGAAGACCGGCAAAATAACCAACTACCCTAACAATAATCCCAACACCACAGGTTTTAATGCCGACTATATTCTTTCCATATTAGATACAGACAGTGAAAAGTTATTCATCGGTACATGGAAAGGGTTTCAATACCTCAACAAAAAAACCGGTGAATTTAAAATCCTTAACAGCATTTGGAAAACGTTTGATATACAACCCGACGGTAATGGCGGTTACTGGGTGGCTACAAATAGTGGGTTAAAGCATCTCAATCAAAACCTGGTTAACGATATTTCGTACAACTTTGCTGTAAACAATATCAACATCACTTCTATTGTAAATGATAAGTCGAATAACTGTTTGTGGCTGGGTACATGGAACGAAGGTTTGCTTCAATTTGATCTCTCCACAAAAGCGTTTAAAAATTACCGTCATCAAAAAAATAATCCGGCTTCTTTAAGTTCAAATAACACGTATCGTATTTTACTCGATTCGAAAGGCAATTTATGGGTTGGAACATGGGGTGGTGGATTAAGCCGCTTCGATCGCAAAACAGAAACGTTTGAAAAAATACATTTAAATATTCCTGGCCTATTTACAAACGATAATCAAATCATCTTAACCATACAGGAAGATCCTTCAGGGTTGTTGTGGGTGGGTACTGACGGTACGGGTGTTTTTAAATTTGATCTCAATCAGAAAAAGTTTTCAAATATTGGCTATGAAAATTTAAGAAGCCCGCTGTTGGGAAGTACGCATGTGCTCTCAGTGTATGTAGATCCGTTTAATAAACTTTGGCTGGGAACAAAAGGCGGCGGTATACAATATTCAGGCAATTGGAAAGCATTTACCGGGCTCAACATTGAAGAACCGGAGATAAGCACCGCTCAGGAATTGCCTTATGAAAGTCGTTCATTTATGCAGGAAGGCGATTATTTATGGGTTGCTACAAACAAAGGTCTGATTCGTATTCTCAATAAAGCTGGCAAGCCAGGGGCTTATGAAATTTTTGAACCCCGATTGAAAGATTCCACGTCCATTGGAGGTAAAAAAATAAATATGCTTGTGAAAGATTCTTTCGGCAGAATCTGGATCGGTACACAGGAAAGTGGACTCAGTTATATTGCAGGATATGATAAAAAGAATCAACCAATTTTTAAAAACTATCTACCGGCTTATAGTGTAAAAGGTGCATTACAAAATGAACGGGTGAGTTGTTTATTGGTTGATTCGAAAAAACGATTGTGGATCGGAACGTACAAAGGTCTGCATCTGTATCAACCATCAACAGATCAGTTTGATGTGTTTGTTCAAACCGATGAATACAAAAACTCTCTCAGCAACAATACAATTCTTTGTTTGGCCGAAGACAAATTTGGAAACATCTGGGCTGGTACACAGTATGGGTTGAATAAAATTTCCGGCTTCGATGGCAACAAATTAAATGTAGCCAGTTATACAACCAAGGAAGGTCTTCCAAGCGATTATATTCATGCGGTTGTTCCCGATGCGAAAGGAAATATCTGGGCGAGTACGAATAAGGGCATCATACGATATAATCAAACAAATAATTCATTTGCTGTTTTTGATAAGCGTGATGGTGTGCAGTCAATTGTTTTTTCTGAAAATGCTTCGTGTAAAGATGAAGCTGGTCGCTTTTTCTTTGGTGGGCTGGAAGGACTGACTTATTTCTTTCCTGATAGTATTCAAATCAATCAGTTTTATCCGCCGATCTACTTTACCAATTTAACCGTCAACAATACGCCTTACGAATTTGGTACAGGAACAACAGACAGTTCTATTCTTCGCAAACCATTTTATGAAACGGAAAGTATAACGCTCAACCACAAAGAAAATATCTTCTCCATTGAATTTGCTGCACTCGATTATCATGCGCCCGATAAGAATGAGTACATGTATAAGCTGGAAGGGTTTAATGAAGAGTGGGTATATGCAGGCAATAATCGGTTGGTGTCATTTACCAACCTAAAGCCCGGTACTTATCAGTTGCAAGTGAAAGCAACAAACAGTGATAAAACATGGAATCCGATTGCACATCAATTAACCATAAAAATATTGCCGCCACCATGGAAAACATGGTGGGCCTACAGCATTTATATTGCTGTGTTCATTTTTCTTCTTTGGCTAACACGACACCTGGGGTTGCGACAGGTTGCATTAAAAAATCAATTAACGCTGAGTAAATTTGAACGGCAACAGGAAAATAAACTGGCCGATTTTAAAGAGCGGTTGTTCACAAATATTTCGCATGAATTCCGTACGCCGCTCACGTTGATCCTTGGGCCGCTGGATGATCTGCTGCAACGGAAGAAATTTGAAGTGCCTGTTGAAAAAAGCCTTCGCCTTATTCAAAAACAATCGAAGCGAATGTTGCGGATGGTGAACCAGTTGTTAGATTTTCAGAAGGCAGAGGCAGGAAGTCTAAAACTATCGTTACAGCCGGGTGAGATCGTTTCGTTTTGCCATGATATTTATATTCTTTTTAATGATGAAGCAAGCAGACGAAACATTGATTACAAATTTTACTCACAGGAAAAATATCTTTCGTTTACGTTCGATCATAATAAACTTGAGATCATTGTTTTTAATATTTTATCGAATGCATTTAAATTCACACCTAGTGGTGGTCGCATTGAGTTCAACGTAAAGAAAAACGCAGATCAGTCTTGTGAAATAAGTATTCGGGATACGGGGAGAGGGATACCTTTGAATGAAATTGACCGGATATTCGATCGGTTTTATAGAGGAAGGGCAGAAGATGCCACCACCATCTCCGGAACCGGGATCGGACTTTCGTTTGTAAAAGAATTAACGGAACTGCACGGAGGAACAATTGTTGCTGAAAGTGATGGTGAGCATGGCAGTTTGTTTACTGTTCAATTACCTTCGTCAACCGCTACTGAATCGTTACTGAACATGTCTGCAGAGCCTTTGAATTATACCAATCAAAACATTGAAACAAATTTAAACTCAGATACTATGCCTGAAGAAAATGATCAGATGAGTCTGGAACAGGAGCTGCCGATTATTCTGGTGGTGGAAGATGAATCTGATATGCTGCAGTATGTTTATGAAATATTATCTCCTTCGTTTAAAGTAGTAACTGCAACAAACGGAAGAGAGGGTATTGAAAAAGCATTTGAAACCATTCCTGATTTGATTGTAAGTGATGTAATGATGCCTGAAGTGGATGGTATTGAATTGTGCCGGAAATTAAAATCGGATAAAGACACATCGCATATTCCGATTATTCTGTTAACCGCATTGTCGGATATGGCGCATCATGTGCAGGGCATTCGTGAGGGGGCTGATGTGTATTTGCCCAAGCCGTTCAACTCGCAACTGTTGCTGGTACATATTCACAACCTGATCAACTCCAGGAATACGCTGAAGGAATTTTATGCAAAACGTATTTTTCTCGGCACGGGAAATTTTGAAATCAAAACATTTGAAGAAGAATTTTTGGTAAAGCTGATGAAGCTGGTGGAAGAAAATATTTCAAACAGCAATTTCAATAACGATGATCTGGCGAATTTAATGTTCATGAGCCGGTCAACGTTTTACCGGAAGCTAAAGGCAGTAACAGGTATGTCGGGCAATGAATTTATACGAACAGCCCGTTTAAATTATGCGGCGAAGCTGCTTGAAAGCGGCAAGTATTCTGTAACAGAAGCTGCATATGAAGCAGGGTTCAACGACATTAAATATTTCAGGAAACGTTTTCAGGAACAATTTTCAGTTTCTCCTTCCGAGTATAAGAAATAG
- a CDS encoding glycoside hydrolase family 2 TIM barrel-domain containing protein: MKVCLNNIYFQFICLSFFCFVQFSFCHAQSTSHDWENPRLIDANKEAPHAPFILFDRKEDVLSDDMKSSPFYRSLNGTWKFSYTDNFRNRPLDFFKTNFNDAGWNNLAVPSNWELQGFGIPIYTNIIYPFPKNPPFVGNDNPVGSYRKEFTVPDNWNDKDVLLHFGSITGCAVVYVNGQQVGITKASKTAAEFNITKYLQKGKNLLAVQVFRWHDGSYLEDQDFWRLSGIERDVFMYAQSSLSIWDYFLKADLDATYKNGLFNADIVLRKFQTNAIKNAVLSVQLQDQNGTVVYNQKKKIKDVADSLQQISFQGKISQPKQWSAEMPSLYHCIITLQDASGNIIHTTAAKVGFRKVEIKNAQLLVNGKKIMVHGVNRHEHDEYLGHVPTRELMIKDIQLMKQYNINAVRTAHYPNDPLWLKLCDEYGLYVVDEANVEIHGMGVLPGKIDTTNHPAYQPEWAPAIMDRIKRMVERDKNHASVIIWSMGNECGNGNVFRDAYQWMKQRDKSRPVLFEQAMEEWNTDIVSPMYPSIKYMKDYAKDAGKKRPFIMCEYAHAMGNSSGNFQEYFDIIKSSAHMQGGFIWDWVDQGIKTKDENGKPYWGYGGDFGAGHLQNDENFCANGLVAADRSPHPGIYEVKKVYQDIIFKDKNWQSGVIVVENNFNFTNLSGYQFKWELLKNGVPVQSDTFSLNLLPSSTAEVKLNINATDNNDELMLNVFAVTRTATASIPARHEVAREQFGGNSKQFFTQSKTIQGKLEVNKVENVINFKSGAVSGSFNSKTGKFVSYQIGDVSLITSFPEPYFWRAPTDNDFGNQMPQRLGFWRNAHNLIQLDTVKVQEQNKEGLVIDCYYRMTGLDIPYIISYQLLNNGAVKITAAIDLQNKKLPEMPRFGMRLTLLKSYEQIDFYGRGPWENYSDRNTAAFVGLYQQKAADQFVKNYIRPQENGYKTDIRWVQFYDEQMNGIKITGVQPISFSALPYTTEDLDPGITKKQRHPSDLNERKFMSVHIDLNQRGVGGDNSWGAYPHASYLLTNNKYTYSYIIEPVSK, translated from the coding sequence ATGAAAGTTTGCCTGAATAATATTTACTTCCAATTTATTTGTCTATCGTTTTTCTGTTTTGTACAATTTTCTTTTTGTCATGCACAAAGCACATCTCACGACTGGGAAAATCCCCGACTTATTGATGCGAACAAGGAGGCACCGCATGCTCCATTTATTCTTTTCGACCGCAAGGAAGACGTGCTTTCAGATGATATGAAGAGTTCTCCGTTTTACCGCTCATTAAACGGCACATGGAAATTTTCTTATACAGATAACTTCAGGAATCGTCCGCTTGATTTTTTCAAAACAAATTTTAATGATGCAGGCTGGAATAACCTGGCTGTGCCTTCCAATTGGGAGTTGCAGGGTTTTGGAATTCCGATTTATACGAACATCATTTATCCCTTCCCCAAAAATCCACCGTTTGTTGGAAATGATAATCCTGTTGGCTCTTATCGAAAAGAATTTACAGTGCCGGATAACTGGAACGATAAAGATGTGTTGCTGCATTTTGGTTCTATCACCGGTTGTGCAGTGGTCTATGTGAACGGACAACAGGTTGGAATTACCAAAGCATCGAAAACAGCTGCTGAATTTAACATCACCAAGTATTTACAGAAGGGAAAAAATTTATTGGCCGTACAGGTTTTTCGTTGGCACGATGGAAGCTACCTGGAAGATCAGGATTTTTGGCGTTTGAGCGGAATTGAACGGGATGTGTTTATGTATGCACAGTCATCGCTCAGCATTTGGGATTATTTTCTGAAAGCTGATTTGGATGCAACGTATAAGAACGGTTTGTTCAATGCTGATATCGTGTTACGGAAGTTTCAAACGAATGCGATAAAGAATGCAGTGCTTTCTGTTCAGTTGCAGGATCAAAATGGAACGGTTGTTTACAACCAGAAGAAAAAAATAAAAGATGTAGCCGATAGTTTGCAGCAAATTTCATTTCAAGGGAAAATTTCACAACCGAAACAATGGAGTGCAGAAATGCCCAGCTTGTATCATTGCATCATCACTCTACAGGATGCTTCAGGTAACATCATTCATACGACCGCAGCAAAAGTTGGTTTCAGAAAAGTAGAAATTAAAAATGCACAGTTGCTGGTAAATGGAAAAAAGATCATGGTGCATGGTGTTAACCGTCATGAACATGATGAATATCTTGGTCATGTGCCCACGAGGGAATTAATGATCAAGGATATTCAGTTGATGAAGCAATACAATATTAACGCTGTACGAACAGCGCATTATCCTAACGATCCGTTATGGCTGAAATTGTGCGATGAATATGGTTTGTATGTGGTGGATGAAGCGAATGTTGAAATACATGGCATGGGTGTTTTGCCGGGAAAAATTGATACAACAAATCACCCGGCGTATCAGCCGGAGTGGGCGCCTGCCATCATGGATCGTATAAAACGAATGGTGGAGCGGGATAAAAATCATGCATCAGTTATTATCTGGAGCATGGGTAATGAGTGTGGCAATGGAAATGTTTTTCGTGATGCATATCAATGGATGAAACAGCGTGACAAAAGCAGGCCTGTGTTGTTTGAACAGGCAATGGAGGAATGGAACACAGACATTGTGAGCCCGATGTATCCCAGTATCAAATACATGAAAGATTATGCAAAGGATGCAGGCAAAAAGCGTCCCTTCATTATGTGTGAGTATGCACATGCCATGGGCAATAGCAGCGGAAATTTCCAGGAGTATTTTGATATCATCAAATCAAGTGCACATATGCAGGGCGGATTTATCTGGGATTGGGTGGATCAGGGCATTAAAACCAAAGACGAAAACGGTAAACCCTATTGGGGATATGGTGGCGACTTTGGTGCAGGCCATTTGCAGAACGATGAAAATTTTTGTGCCAATGGATTAGTGGCTGCTGATCGTTCACCGCATCCCGGTATTTATGAAGTAAAGAAAGTGTACCAGGATATTATCTTCAAAGACAAGAATTGGCAGAGCGGCGTGATTGTGGTTGAAAATAATTTCAATTTCACAAACTTGTCGGGTTATCAATTCAAATGGGAATTATTAAAGAACGGAGTACCGGTTCAATCAGATACTTTTTCGCTGAACTTATTGCCATCATCAACTGCTGAAGTAAAACTAAATATTAATGCAACAGATAACAATGATGAACTGATGTTGAATGTATTTGCCGTAACAAGAACCGCAACGGCATCAATACCTGCGAGGCATGAAGTAGCTCGTGAGCAATTTGGCGGAAACAGTAAACAGTTTTTCACACAAAGCAAAACAATACAAGGCAAACTTGAAGTGAATAAAGTTGAGAATGTAATCAACTTTAAATCGGGTGCAGTGAGCGGCAGTTTCAACAGCAAAACAGGAAAGTTTGTTTCTTATCAGATTGGTGATGTGTCGTTGATCACTTCTTTTCCTGAACCCTATTTCTGGCGTGCACCAACGGATAATGATTTTGGTAACCAGATGCCGCAACGTTTGGGGTTTTGGCGAAATGCACATAATCTCATTCAACTCGATACTGTAAAAGTGCAGGAGCAAAATAAAGAAGGATTGGTGATTGATTGCTACTATCGAATGACCGGCCTTGATATTCCATACATCATCAGCTATCAATTATTGAACAATGGTGCAGTTAAAATAACTGCCGCTATTGATCTTCAGAATAAAAAATTACCGGAGATGCCTCGTTTTGGTATGCGGTTAACATTACTCAAATCGTATGAGCAAATTGATTTCTATGGAAGAGGTCCATGGGAAAACTACAGCGATCGCAACACCGCTGCGTTTGTTGGGTTGTATCAACAAAAAGCTGCCGATCAGTTTGTAAAAAATTATATCCGGCCACAGGAGAATGGATACAAAACAGATATCCGCTGGGTGCAGTTTTATGATGAACAGATGAATGGTATCAAAATAACCGGTGTACAACCCATCTCTTTCAGTGCCTTGCCATATACAACAGAAGATCTTGATCCCGGTATAACAAAAAAACAACGTCATCCATCTGATTTGAATGAACGAAAATTCATGTCGGTGCATATTGATTTAAATCAACGTGGAGTAGGAGGCGATAACAGCTGGGGAGCTTATCCGCATGCATCTTATTTATTAACGAATAATAAGTATACTTACAGTTATATAATTGAACCTGTTTCAAAATAA
- a CDS encoding sulfatase family protein, producing MKTTIMNRFLLATLLLSFAVTTNSQTGKNKKPNIILIYTDDLGYGDVSSYGTSAIQTPNIDRLAKNGVRFTNAHATSATCTPSRFSLLTGKYAWRKEGTGIAPGDATLLIPVTTTTLPGMLQKAGYNTAVIGKWHLGLGDAKGINWNEKIKPGPAEIGFNYSFLIPATGDRVPCVFVENQQVVNLDKNDPITVSYTGPVDPNAPTGKKNPELLKMHPSHGHDMTIVNGISRIGYMKGGNAALWKDEDFANILVQKATAYITQQKANPFFLYFSTHDIHVPRVAHERFAGKSGFGPRGDVLLQLDWTVGQIEEVLKKNGLLENTLIIFTSDNGQVIDDGYKDDAVEKLGNHKPNGIYRGGKYSAFEAGTRVPFIVSWKGKVKAGKVNDALFSQVDLYASLAALAGVKVEAGQAPDSKNYLQVLLNQSNKPREFLIEQSINSTLSLLVGNWKYIEPSKGPKINKDTNTELGNDPKPQLYNLATDPGETKNLAEVYPERVAEMKLKLDNIKQK from the coding sequence ATGAAGACAACAATCATGAATCGATTCCTGCTTGCGACGCTGTTACTTTCGTTTGCAGTAACAACGAACAGTCAAACTGGTAAAAATAAAAAACCAAATATTATTTTGATCTATACCGATGATCTCGGTTATGGTGATGTAAGTAGTTACGGTACATCGGCTATTCAAACGCCCAATATTGATCGCCTGGCAAAGAATGGTGTGCGTTTTACCAATGCACATGCGACATCTGCCACATGTACGCCATCCCGTTTTTCGTTGCTTACAGGAAAGTATGCATGGCGCAAAGAAGGAACAGGTATTGCTCCCGGTGATGCAACATTGCTGATTCCTGTTACAACAACAACATTGCCAGGCATGCTGCAAAAAGCAGGATACAATACGGCGGTGATTGGTAAATGGCATCTTGGTTTGGGTGATGCAAAAGGTATTAATTGGAATGAAAAAATCAAACCCGGCCCTGCAGAGATTGGATTTAATTATTCGTTCTTAATTCCTGCAACGGGTGATCGTGTTCCTTGCGTATTTGTAGAAAATCAGCAAGTGGTGAATCTTGATAAGAATGATCCGATAACCGTAAGTTATACGGGCCCTGTTGATCCGAACGCACCAACCGGAAAAAAGAATCCGGAGTTGTTGAAAATGCATCCATCACACGGGCATGACATGACGATTGTAAACGGCATCAGCCGTATTGGTTATATGAAAGGCGGCAATGCTGCACTTTGGAAAGATGAAGACTTTGCCAACATACTTGTGCAAAAGGCGACAGCTTATATCACACAACAAAAAGCAAATCCGTTCTTTTTATATTTTTCAACACACGATATTCATGTGCCACGTGTTGCACATGAGCGTTTTGCAGGAAAGAGTGGCTTTGGCCCGAGAGGGGATGTGTTATTACAATTAGACTGGACAGTTGGACAAATTGAAGAAGTATTGAAGAAGAATGGTTTGTTGGAAAATACATTGATCATTTTCACCAGCGATAACGGGCAGGTAATTGATGATGGTTACAAAGATGATGCCGTTGAAAAATTAGGTAATCATAAACCAAACGGTATTTATCGTGGTGGCAAATACAGTGCGTTTGAAGCAGGTACAAGAGTTCCGTTTATTGTGAGCTGGAAAGGAAAAGTAAAAGCAGGTAAAGTAAACGATGCATTATTCAGCCAGGTTGATTTGTATGCAAGCTTAGCAGCTTTGGCCGGCGTTAAAGTGGAAGCAGGACAGGCACCCGACAGTAAAAACTATTTGCAAGTATTGCTCAATCAAAGTAACAAGCCACGTGAATTTTTAATTGAGCAATCCATTAACTCTACGCTTTCGTTGTTAGTTGGTAACTGGAAATACATTGAGCCGTCAAAAGGCCCGAAGATCAATAAGGATACAAATACGGAATTGGGCAACGATCCAAAGCCGCAATTATATAACTTAGCAACTGATCCGGGTGAAACAAAAAATCTGGCGGAAGTTTACCCTGAGCGTGTAGCTGAAATGAAGCTTAAGTTAGATAACATCAAACAAAAATAA
- a CDS encoding formylglycine-generating enzyme family protein, which translates to MKTVKGKRKTQWLAVFFAVIFINYGCRNNENKEQVQQQKDSAISCMQLPSRFGAGADSSSVAFGGDTSLTGMVFIPGGTFEMGGDNEQASEDEYPKHKVTVNPFYMDVTEVTNAQFQKFVDATGYITTAERKPDWEELKKTVPPGTEKPADSLLVAASLVFKPSNGPVDLNNYSQWWSWVAGADWKHPEGPNSSITGKENFPVVHVSWDDAMAYCKWAGKRLPTEAEWEFAARGGLNNNIYPWGNEHVNVGAPKANSWEGKFPYLNEQRDAFLKYAPVKTYNCNRYGLFDMAGNVWEWCSDWYDHNYYQTIAKNTTVNPTGPQKSFDPQDPYTPKRVLRGGSFLCNDSYCSGYRVARRMKSSPDTGLEHTGFRCVKDVTAK; encoded by the coding sequence TTGAAAACTGTAAAAGGAAAAAGGAAAACGCAATGGCTTGCTGTTTTCTTTGCGGTAATTTTTATCAACTACGGTTGTAGAAACAACGAAAATAAAGAACAGGTTCAGCAACAAAAAGATTCGGCTATCTCCTGCATGCAACTTCCGTCGAGGTTTGGTGCCGGTGCAGACAGTTCTTCCGTAGCTTTCGGTGGTGATACTTCGTTAACAGGAATGGTGTTTATTCCCGGCGGCACATTTGAAATGGGAGGCGATAATGAACAGGCATCAGAAGATGAATATCCCAAACACAAAGTAACAGTTAATCCATTTTACATGGATGTTACAGAAGTGACCAATGCACAGTTTCAAAAATTTGTTGATGCCACAGGTTATATTACTACTGCAGAACGCAAACCCGATTGGGAAGAATTAAAAAAAACAGTACCACCCGGTACAGAAAAACCAGCCGATAGTTTATTGGTAGCAGCATCGTTGGTATTTAAACCAAGCAATGGCCCTGTTGATTTGAATAATTATTCGCAATGGTGGAGTTGGGTGGCAGGTGCCGATTGGAAACATCCCGAAGGGCCGAACAGCAGTATCACAGGAAAAGAAAATTTTCCTGTGGTACATGTTAGCTGGGACGATGCAATGGCTTATTGTAAATGGGCCGGCAAACGTTTGCCAACAGAAGCAGAGTGGGAGTTTGCTGCAAGAGGTGGGTTGAACAACAATATTTATCCATGGGGCAATGAACATGTAAATGTTGGTGCGCCGAAAGCAAACAGCTGGGAAGGAAAGTTCCCTTACTTAAATGAACAACGTGATGCATTTTTAAAATACGCTCCTGTAAAAACATACAACTGCAACCGGTATGGTTTGTTTGATATGGCCGGCAATGTATGGGAGTGGTGCAGCGATTGGTACGATCATAATTATTACCAAACAATAGCAAAAAACACAACTGTTAATCCAACCGGTCCGCAAAAAAGTTTTGATCCGCAGGATCCTTATACACCCAAACGGGTGTTGCGTGGCGGAAGTTTTCTTTGCAACGACAGTTATTGCAGTGGTTATCGTGTTGCAAGAAGAATGAAAAGCAGTCCCGACACAGGACTTGAACATACTGGTTTCAGATGTGTGAAGGATGTAACGGCTAAATAA